One part of the Nostoc sp. PCC 7120 = FACHB-418 genome encodes these proteins:
- a CDS encoding CHASE2 domain-containing protein, with product MWRKFQAFIQRTRSVLIITPSVALTIIVGQSLGIFNLLEWKLRDEWVRLRSCEANTLLECSHNTMADEIIVITIDEQDIQSVGKWPIPDWSLAELLEKIRAQQPRAIGLDLYRDLPEGKGYEKLAEVFRTTPNLIGVEKITGERVNPPPELKKNDQVGLADLVLDGDRHVRRALLTAVDTKEEGKIKAGLATLVALKYLKAEKISLESVDAKQQKFRLGKQIHLPLQNSSAGYTDADLGGYQILLNWYGSEAAFRTVTMRDVLAGKIPPELMRDRMVFIGSTAASTNDFFSTPFSSSLISAQKPTPGVVIHANIAHQLVRGARTGKANLRGFSGLFMASWIILWSVIGSSGSWLLASARSGRRIPGGKILWTTTSISGAFLGGGYGMFLHGVLIPVTPPLAAFIVSVIATTNAYKQQKLEEANQQLEIANSQLLDYSKTLEIKVQERTHELLEAKQAADAANQAKSEFLANMSHELRTPLNGILGFAQVLEVSPNLREKDLEGVNIIHQCGSHLLLLINDILDLSKIEARKLELVVANVHLPTFLHGVSEICSIRAAQKGIAFKVSMGDRLPTVMEVDEKRLRQVLINLLGNAVKFTDSGGVTFKVELLDTQDQDNQQSSVAKIRFQIEDTGVGMSPEQLEKIFLAFEQVGDCRRQSEGTGLGLAISQRIAELMGSQIQVQSRLGEGSIFWLDVTLPVPISHDWQTYAPMHQKVIGIQGSAPQILIVDDDDNHRSMLNSLLQEIGCQTLEASDGKQGLQMVNEHHPDLILLDLAMPNMDGFELMVQLQENPQTSSIPIIVSSASVFEENRQRSLQAGATAFLPKPLQIDELFNALRSLLQVEWIYAPSASLSLSPQPGPTTPTELVLPSQDVLQQLYHLSMMGDIPAIEGILRELIQHNSQLTPFATELSKLTTNFQTAKIRQFLKSFVITESHP from the coding sequence ATGTGGCGCAAATTCCAAGCTTTCATCCAGCGCACTCGCAGTGTCTTGATTATTACGCCTAGTGTTGCCTTAACGATTATTGTCGGACAATCGTTGGGTATTTTCAATTTGCTTGAGTGGAAACTTCGTGATGAATGGGTGCGACTACGTTCGTGTGAAGCAAATACCCTTTTGGAGTGTTCCCACAATACAATGGCTGACGAAATCATCGTTATCACAATTGATGAACAGGATATCCAATCGGTTGGTAAATGGCCGATTCCAGATTGGTCACTGGCAGAGTTACTAGAAAAAATCCGAGCGCAACAACCTCGTGCCATTGGTTTGGATCTCTATCGTGATTTACCGGAAGGTAAGGGGTATGAAAAACTCGCGGAAGTTTTTCGCACTACACCTAATTTGATTGGGGTTGAGAAAATCACTGGTGAACGTGTCAATCCGCCGCCTGAACTGAAAAAAAATGACCAAGTAGGATTAGCTGATTTGGTGTTGGATGGCGATCGCCATGTGCGCCGCGCCCTCTTGACTGCGGTCGATACCAAAGAAGAAGGCAAAATCAAAGCCGGACTAGCAACTCTTGTCGCACTCAAGTACCTAAAAGCCGAAAAAATCAGCTTAGAATCAGTTGATGCCAAACAGCAAAAGTTTCGTTTGGGTAAGCAAATACACTTACCACTACAAAATTCAAGTGCGGGTTATACGGATGCTGATTTGGGCGGCTATCAAATTTTACTTAACTGGTACGGCTCAGAAGCGGCCTTTCGCACAGTTACCATGCGTGATGTGTTGGCAGGGAAAATTCCTCCAGAACTGATGCGCGATCGCATGGTTTTTATCGGTTCAACTGCTGCCAGTACCAACGATTTCTTTAGTACACCTTTTAGCTCATCCTTGATTTCTGCTCAAAAACCTACACCAGGTGTTGTGATCCATGCCAATATTGCTCATCAACTGGTACGAGGGGCAAGAACAGGGAAAGCGAATCTGCGTGGTTTTTCTGGCTTGTTTATGGCAAGCTGGATTATTTTATGGTCTGTGATCGGTTCTAGCGGTAGTTGGTTGTTAGCTAGCGCACGCAGTGGACGACGGATTCCAGGCGGAAAAATTCTTTGGACAACCACATCCATCAGTGGGGCATTTCTGGGAGGTGGCTATGGAATGTTTCTGCATGGTGTTTTGATTCCGGTCACACCCCCTTTAGCAGCTTTCATTGTTAGTGTGATTGCCACAACTAATGCCTATAAACAGCAGAAGTTGGAAGAAGCAAATCAGCAATTAGAAATTGCTAATAGTCAACTTTTAGATTATTCCAAAACCCTAGAGATAAAAGTCCAAGAGCGGACTCATGAACTCTTAGAAGCCAAGCAAGCTGCCGACGCTGCTAACCAAGCCAAGAGTGAGTTTCTGGCTAATATGAGCCACGAACTACGCACACCACTGAATGGCATCCTTGGTTTTGCTCAGGTGCTAGAGGTATCACCCAATTTGAGGGAGAAAGACTTAGAGGGAGTGAACATTATTCACCAATGTGGCTCACATCTTTTACTACTGATTAATGACATTCTTGATTTGTCAAAAATTGAAGCTCGTAAATTAGAGTTGGTGGTGGCTAATGTACATCTGCCAACTTTCTTACATGGTGTGAGCGAGATTTGTAGTATCCGAGCAGCACAAAAGGGGATTGCATTCAAAGTCTCTATGGGCGATCGCCTACCAACAGTCATGGAGGTGGATGAAAAGCGCCTCAGGCAAGTGCTGATCAATTTACTTGGCAATGCTGTCAAATTTACGGATAGCGGCGGAGTGACTTTTAAAGTAGAGTTACTGGACACTCAAGATCAAGATAATCAGCAATCCTCTGTTGCCAAAATTCGTTTCCAGATTGAAGATACAGGCGTGGGTATGTCCCCGGAGCAACTGGAAAAAATCTTCTTAGCTTTTGAGCAAGTGGGTGATTGCAGACGGCAATCTGAAGGTACTGGTTTAGGATTAGCCATCAGTCAAAGAATTGCCGAATTAATGGGTAGCCAAATTCAGGTACAGAGTCGTCTGGGTGAAGGAAGTATCTTCTGGTTGGATGTAACACTTCCAGTACCAATTTCCCATGATTGGCAGACCTATGCCCCAATGCACCAGAAAGTCATTGGTATTCAGGGTAGCGCGCCGCAAATTTTGATTGTCGATGATGATGACAACCACCGTTCTATGTTAAACAGTCTGCTACAAGAAATTGGCTGTCAAACCCTAGAAGCAAGCGACGGCAAACAGGGACTACAGATGGTCAATGAACATCACCCAGATTTGATTCTGCTTGATTTAGCTATGCCTAATATGGATGGCTTTGAGCTAATGGTTCAGCTACAAGAGAATCCACAAACTAGTTCTATCCCCATCATTGTCTCTAGTGCCAGCGTATTCGAGGAAAATCGCCAACGGAGTTTGCAGGCTGGAGCAACAGCGTTTTTGCCCAAGCCCTTACAAATTGATGAACTATTCAATGCGCTGCGATCGCTACTCCAAGTCGAGTGGATTTATGCGCCATCTGCATCTTTGTCTTTATCTCCTCAACCAGGGCCTACAACTCCTACTGAATTGGTTCTGCCATCACAGGATGTTTTGCAACAACTCTATCATCTATCCATGATGGGGGATATACCAGCGATTGAGGGAATTCTTAGAGAGCTAATTCAGCATAATAGTCAGCTAACTCCCTTTGCCACTGAGTTGAGTAAACTTACTACCAACTTCCAAACCGCAAAAATTCGCCAGTTCCTGAAATCATTTGTCATAACGGAGTCGCATCCATGA
- a CDS encoding DUF928 domain-containing protein, which yields MRLGYFASTLGLIALMTSGMWNSAYGITFTPPIDSGAPRQATGGASRGNLFTPNSRNAAPRHATGGASRGNLFTPNSRNAAPRHATGGASRGNLFTPNSRNAAPRQATGGASRGELFTPASDKGAPQEASGGASRVGTYYLNPSTVGAAGPAALIALLPQSFYGTTVSERPTIMVYIPATNAEEAVFSLKDEAGNTQYQTTIPVAGKTGVMGVKLPADAPALALGKNYQWFLALKVDGKLNPSTPYVDGWIQRIQPTAELATAMQQRDALKRATAFGKSGVWYDCVETLATLHTSQPKNATILKQWEELLSSVSLKEIVKAPLLASAN from the coding sequence ATGAGACTTGGATATTTTGCTAGTACATTGGGCTTGATTGCTCTAATGACTAGCGGTATGTGGAATAGTGCCTACGGTATAACCTTTACCCCACCAATCGATAGCGGCGCTCCTAGACAAGCAACTGGAGGAGCTTCCAGAGGTAATCTCTTTACACCTAACTCTCGCAATGCCGCTCCCAGGCACGCAACTGGAGGAGCTTCCAGAGGCAACCTCTTTACACCTAACTCTCGCAATGCCGCTCCCAGGCACGCAACTGGAGGAGCTTCCAGAGGTAATCTCTTTACACCTAACTCTCGCAATGCCGCTCCTAGACAAGCAACTGGAGGAGCTTCCAGAGGCGAACTCTTTACTCCCGCTTCTGACAAAGGCGCACCTCAAGAGGCAAGTGGAGGAGCTTCTCGCGTTGGTACTTACTACTTGAATCCTTCAACTGTGGGAGCAGCAGGTCCAGCAGCCCTAATTGCACTCTTACCCCAAAGCTTCTATGGCACAACGGTATCTGAGCGTCCCACCATTATGGTGTATATACCTGCTACTAATGCAGAAGAGGCTGTCTTCAGTCTCAAGGATGAAGCTGGCAATACCCAGTATCAAACCACCATTCCTGTTGCTGGGAAAACTGGGGTCATGGGAGTCAAATTACCAGCAGACGCACCAGCTTTAGCCTTAGGGAAAAACTACCAGTGGTTTTTGGCACTAAAGGTGGATGGAAAACTCAATCCTAGTACACCTTATGTTGATGGTTGGATTCAGCGCATCCAACCCACTGCTGAACTGGCAACGGCAATGCAGCAGAGAGATGCCTTGAAGCGAGCAACTGCTTTCGGCAAATCTGGCGTTTGGTATGACTGTGTAGAAACACTGGCTACCCTGCACACATCTCAACCCAAGAATGCAACTATCCTCAAGCAATGGGAAGAACTTCTTTCTTCTGTTAGCTTGAAGGAGATTGTTAAAGCTCCGTTATTAGCGTCTGCTAATTAA
- a CDS encoding CHAT domain-containing protein, producing the protein MIFPIKKNPWLYLCLSILSLCLAVTIAPAKASIPLQTTLNVSLSTPQATNGLEQGRNLYHAGRFAEAATTWQTAAQKYHIQGDRTNEALSLSYLSLAQQELNQWDTARQSIEQSVKILQTAKPSVDAIIWAQILNTQANLRLRTGKAETALEIWQQAQKYYEQAGDNMGSLGSQINQAQALQSLGFYRRSKQQLEILTQKLQQMPDSEVKVSGLRSLGLTLHAIGDNKSQLILEQSLATANKIGAKTHLSSILASLGKVASDFQDPEVALNYFEDAEKAATNPNESLQARLARFKLLIDYDKLEYAVPLAPQLQQKLSELPPSHSSLYAAINFVATLNRLEKPDQVLPIKDLAQLMALTVKSAQQIEDSPAQAYALYQWGQLYRRTKQWTEAKEVAQKSLNIARQLQADDIIAQSAWQVGQLFKQQGDRPKAITAYTEAVKSLKALRGDMVAVNPDVQFSFRESVEPVYRELVGLLLEEQPTQTALMQARELIESLQIAELDNFFREACLDKAQQIDKVDSSATVIYPIILSDRLAVILSQAGKPLRYYVTRKSQADIEQTLDNLLVALNPVSDSQVRARLSQQVYDWLIRPAEEGQAFKNTKTLVFVLDGKLRNIPIAALFDGQQYLIEKYAVALSPGLQLMAAQSLEQNKIKAIVAGISESRSGFAALPAVESEVKQISQTIPSSMLLNQKFTSQALADRIKSSRADVVHLATHGQFSSRIEDTFLLTWDGQVNVKDLSELLKNRSGDSSKAIELLVLSACDTATGDDRAVLGLAGLAVKSGARSTIATLWPVKDKAAEMLMTRFYDQLRKPKITKAEALRQAQINLIHQTDFQDPFFWSAFVLVGNWL; encoded by the coding sequence ATGATTTTCCCCATCAAAAAAAATCCTTGGCTTTATCTGTGTTTAAGTATTCTGAGCTTGTGTTTAGCGGTGACCATCGCCCCTGCAAAAGCATCTATACCGTTACAGACAACTCTCAACGTGTCATTATCCACTCCTCAAGCTACCAATGGGTTAGAACAAGGACGAAACCTTTACCATGCAGGACGTTTTGCGGAAGCTGCTACAACATGGCAAACGGCAGCACAGAAATATCATATCCAGGGCGATCGCACCAATGAAGCCCTCAGCTTGAGTTACTTATCGTTAGCACAACAGGAACTTAATCAGTGGGACACTGCTAGACAATCTATAGAGCAAAGTGTGAAAATTCTGCAAACGGCTAAACCTTCTGTTGATGCAATTATCTGGGCGCAGATATTAAATACTCAGGCAAATTTACGATTACGTACTGGCAAGGCTGAAACCGCTCTAGAAATTTGGCAACAAGCTCAAAAATATTATGAACAAGCAGGCGACAATATGGGCAGCTTGGGTAGTCAAATCAATCAAGCACAAGCCTTACAAAGTTTGGGATTTTATCGCCGCTCGAAACAACAATTGGAGATATTAACGCAAAAGCTCCAACAAATGCCAGATTCGGAAGTTAAAGTGAGTGGGTTGCGATCGCTGGGTTTAACTTTACACGCGATTGGTGATAATAAAAGTCAGCTAATCTTAGAACAAAGTTTAGCCACTGCTAATAAAATTGGCGCTAAAACTCATTTAAGTTCTATTCTTGCGAGTCTGGGGAAAGTTGCCTCTGACTTCCAAGATCCAGAAGTGGCATTAAATTACTTTGAAGACGCAGAAAAAGCAGCCACGAACCCAAATGAATCCTTGCAAGCGCGTTTAGCTCGGTTCAAATTATTGATAGATTACGACAAACTAGAATATGCAGTTCCCCTAGCACCTCAATTACAACAAAAGTTGTCGGAACTACCACCCAGCCATAGCTCACTTTACGCAGCCATTAATTTTGTGGCTACATTGAATCGCTTGGAAAAACCTGACCAAGTTTTACCAATTAAAGATTTGGCGCAACTGATGGCATTGACTGTTAAGTCTGCACAACAGATTGAAGATTCTCCAGCCCAAGCGTATGCTTTGTATCAATGGGGACAACTCTATCGTCGCACAAAGCAGTGGACTGAAGCCAAGGAAGTAGCCCAAAAATCCCTCAATATTGCCCGTCAACTCCAAGCTGACGATATCATCGCTCAATCAGCATGGCAAGTAGGACAGTTGTTTAAGCAGCAGGGCGATCGCCCAAAAGCGATTACAGCTTATACAGAAGCAGTTAAGTCATTAAAAGCATTGCGGGGGGATATGGTTGCAGTTAACCCGGATGTTCAATTTTCTTTCCGCGAAAGTGTAGAGCCTGTCTATCGGGAGTTAGTGGGTCTACTTCTAGAAGAACAACCAACCCAGACTGCTTTAATGCAGGCCCGTGAATTGATCGAATCGTTACAAATTGCCGAACTTGATAACTTTTTCCGCGAGGCTTGTTTAGATAAAGCCCAGCAGATTGACAAAGTTGACTCCTCTGCGACAGTTATTTATCCCATTATTCTCAGCGATCGCTTGGCGGTGATTCTCTCCCAAGCGGGAAAGCCTCTGCGTTACTATGTAACCCGTAAATCTCAAGCTGATATCGAACAAACTCTTGATAATTTGTTAGTAGCCCTCAACCCTGTTTCCGATTCCCAAGTTCGGGCGCGATTGTCTCAACAAGTGTATGATTGGCTGATTCGTCCAGCAGAAGAAGGACAAGCATTTAAAAATACCAAAACACTAGTGTTTGTTTTAGATGGAAAGTTGCGGAATATACCAATAGCCGCTTTATTCGATGGACAGCAATATCTGATCGAGAAATATGCAGTGGCTCTCTCACCAGGGTTGCAACTAATGGCTGCTCAATCCCTGGAGCAAAACAAAATTAAGGCGATCGTCGCTGGTATTAGCGAATCTCGCTCTGGTTTTGCTGCCTTACCTGCTGTGGAATCAGAAGTGAAGCAAATTTCTCAGACAATACCTTCTTCGATGCTGTTGAATCAGAAATTCACCAGTCAAGCCCTAGCAGATCGTATCAAGTCTAGCCGTGCCGATGTGGTTCACCTAGCTACCCACGGACAGTTCAGTTCCCGTATCGAAGATACTTTCTTACTGACTTGGGATGGACAAGTGAATGTTAAAGATTTGTCTGAACTACTCAAAAATCGTAGTGGTGATTCATCAAAGGCGATCGAATTATTGGTACTTAGTGCCTGCGACACTGCAACTGGAGATGATCGCGCCGTTCTGGGACTGGCAGGTTTAGCGGTCAAATCCGGCGCTCGCTCAACTATTGCCACCCTTTGGCCCGTTAAAGATAAAGCTGCTGAGATGCTGATGACGCGCTTCTATGACCAACTACGAAAGCCCAAAATCACCAAAGCCGAAGCATTGAGGCAAGCCCAAATCAACCTGATTCACCAAACTGATTTCCAAGATCCTTTCTTTTGGTCTGCCTTCGTTCTGGTTGGTAACTGGTTGTGA
- the psaB gene encoding photosystem I core protein PsaB — protein MATKYPKFSRDLAQDPTTRRIWYAIATGNDFESHDGMTEENLYQKIFATHFGHVAIIFLWASSLLFHVAWQGNFEQWIKDPLHIRPIAHAIWDPHFGKPAIEAFSQGGANYPVNIAYSGVYHWWYTIGMRTNNDLYQGSVFLLLLAALFLFAGWLHLQPKFRPSLTWFKSAEPRLNHHLAGLFGVSSLAWAGHLIHVAIPESRGVHVGWRNFLTTLPHPAGLTPFWTGNWGVYAQNADTTGHIFGTSQGAGTAILTFLGGFHPQTESLWLTDMAHHHLAIAVIFIIAGHMYRTNFGIGHSIKEMLNAKQFFGIRTEGQFNLPHQGLYDTYNNSLHFQLSIHLAALGTALSLVAQHMYSLPPYAFIAKDYTTQAALYTHHQYIAGFLMIGAFAHAGIFWIRDYDPEQNQGNVLDRVLKHKEAIISHLSWVSLFLGFHTLGIYVHNDVVVAFGTPEKQILIEPVFAQFIQAAHGKLLYGMDTLLSNPDSIAYTAWPNHANVWLPNWLDAINSGTNSLFLTIGPGDFLVHHAIALGLHTTTLICVKGALDARGTKLMPDKKDFGFTFPCDGPGRGGTCQTSSWEQSFYLALFWMLNLLGWVTFYWHWKHLGVWQGNVAQFNENSTYLMGWFRDYLWANSAQLINGYNPYGTNNLSVWAWMFLFGHLVWATGFMFLISWRGYWQELIETLVWAHERTPLANLVRWKDKPVALSIVQGWLVGLAHFTVGYILTYAAFLIASTAGKFG, from the coding sequence ATGGCTACAAAATATCCTAAATTTAGCCGGGATCTGGCTCAAGATCCGACGACACGTCGAATTTGGTATGCGATCGCCACAGGAAATGACTTTGAAAGTCATGATGGCATGACCGAGGAAAATCTCTATCAAAAGATTTTCGCCACTCACTTCGGTCATGTTGCCATCATTTTCTTGTGGGCATCAAGTCTGTTGTTCCATGTTGCCTGGCAAGGTAACTTTGAACAGTGGATTAAAGATCCGCTCCATATTCGCCCCATTGCCCATGCAATTTGGGACCCCCACTTTGGTAAACCAGCCATAGAAGCTTTTAGCCAAGGTGGTGCTAACTATCCCGTGAATATTGCTTACTCTGGTGTTTATCACTGGTGGTATACCATCGGGATGCGGACGAATAACGACCTCTACCAGGGTTCAGTTTTCCTGTTGCTGTTAGCAGCCTTATTCCTGTTCGCAGGTTGGCTACACTTGCAACCCAAGTTCCGTCCTAGTTTGACTTGGTTTAAGAGTGCTGAACCTCGTCTGAATCACCACTTAGCTGGTTTGTTTGGCGTTAGCTCCTTGGCTTGGGCTGGTCATTTGATTCACGTCGCCATCCCCGAATCTCGTGGGGTTCATGTGGGCTGGAGAAACTTTCTCACCACTTTGCCTCATCCAGCAGGTTTAACACCATTCTGGACAGGTAACTGGGGTGTTTACGCCCAAAATGCAGATACGACCGGGCATATTTTTGGCACATCCCAAGGTGCAGGAACCGCTATTTTGACTTTTTTGGGTGGTTTCCATCCCCAAACAGAGTCTTTATGGTTGACTGATATGGCGCATCACCATCTAGCGATCGCTGTCATCTTTATCATCGCCGGGCATATGTACCGGACTAACTTCGGAATTGGTCACAGCATCAAAGAGATGCTTAACGCCAAACAATTCTTTGGTATCCGCACTGAAGGTCAGTTCAACTTACCCCATCAAGGGTTATACGACACATACAACAACTCTCTACACTTCCAGCTGTCCATACACTTGGCAGCATTAGGGACTGCATTATCGTTAGTGGCGCAACATATGTACTCGCTGCCGCCTTACGCCTTCATAGCTAAGGACTACACAACACAAGCGGCGCTATATACCCATCACCAGTACATTGCTGGGTTCTTGATGATTGGTGCGTTTGCCCATGCTGGCATTTTCTGGATACGAGATTACGACCCAGAGCAAAATCAAGGTAATGTCCTTGACCGCGTATTGAAGCATAAAGAAGCGATTATCTCTCACCTAAGTTGGGTGTCGCTTTTCTTAGGTTTCCATACCCTGGGAATATACGTTCACAACGATGTTGTAGTTGCCTTTGGCACTCCAGAAAAGCAAATTTTGATTGAGCCAGTGTTTGCTCAATTCATCCAGGCTGCTCATGGCAAACTGCTTTATGGGATGGATACTTTATTATCTAACCCAGATAGTATTGCTTATACAGCTTGGCCAAACCACGCTAACGTCTGGTTGCCCAACTGGCTAGACGCGATTAACTCTGGCACTAACTCTTTATTCTTGACCATTGGCCCTGGTGATTTCTTGGTACACCATGCGATCGCTCTCGGCTTGCATACCACCACCTTGATTTGTGTTAAGGGTGCGTTGGATGCCCGTGGTACTAAGCTGATGCCCGATAAGAAAGACTTCGGCTTTACCTTCCCCTGTGATGGGCCTGGACGGGGTGGTACTTGCCAAACCTCCTCTTGGGAACAGTCTTTCTATCTGGCTCTCTTCTGGATGTTGAATCTCCTGGGCTGGGTAACTTTTTACTGGCACTGGAAGCATCTAGGAGTCTGGCAAGGTAATGTTGCTCAGTTTAATGAAAACTCTACATACCTGATGGGTTGGTTCCGTGATTACCTGTGGGCTAACTCTGCTCAGTTAATTAACGGTTACAATCCCTACGGCACAAATAATTTGTCTGTCTGGGCTTGGATGTTCCTCTTTGGACACCTAGTTTGGGCTACCGGCTTCATGTTCCTGATTAGCTGGCGTGGCTACTGGCAAGAGTTAATTGAAACTCTGGTTTGGGCGCACGAACGCACGCCATTAGCTAACTTAGTTCGTTGGAAAGATAAGCCTGTAGCTTTATCTATTGTCCAAGGTTGGTTAGTCGGTTTAGCTCACTTTACTGTTGGTTACATCCTTACCTATGCAGCATTCCTCATCGCCTCAACGGCTGGTAAATTCGGTTAA
- a CDS encoding DUF2382 domain-containing protein has protein sequence MALYKLEEFAADYRDTEFDNYNIKDFDVYSDIDNDKVGTVKHILVDDSGRFRYLVVDTGFWFFGRQVLLPIGRSRFNYTNRRVYANGLTKEQVENLPDFNDLEEIDYDYEEKVRGVYRTPVRQERLETSTPVDAPSVAHDRNTYRYEQEPNLYDMNERNHQNLKLYEERLVANKSRVKTGEVSVGKHVENETARVSVPVEKERVIIERTTPGEGARSVSPAEADFREGEVTRVDIYEETPDIHKEAVLREEVKINKVVERDTVEAEETLRREELDIDKDDERLHHRKS, from the coding sequence ATGGCTTTATACAAACTAGAAGAGTTTGCTGCCGACTATAGAGATACTGAATTTGATAACTACAACATCAAAGATTTTGATGTTTATTCAGACATCGACAATGACAAAGTTGGCACTGTAAAACACATTTTGGTAGATGATTCAGGTCGTTTCCGGTATTTAGTGGTTGATACAGGTTTTTGGTTCTTTGGTAGACAAGTATTATTACCAATTGGGCGTTCCCGATTTAATTACACTAATCGGCGTGTGTACGCTAATGGACTGACGAAAGAGCAAGTAGAAAATCTACCAGATTTTAATGATTTGGAAGAAATCGATTACGACTACGAGGAAAAGGTGCGTGGTGTTTATCGTACTCCAGTTAGACAAGAACGTTTAGAGACTTCAACACCTGTAGATGCTCCTTCAGTTGCTCACGATCGTAATACATATAGGTATGAACAGGAACCAAATCTTTACGATATGAATGAGCGAAATCACCAAAATCTGAAATTATATGAAGAACGCTTAGTTGCTAATAAATCCCGTGTTAAGACTGGAGAAGTCTCTGTTGGTAAACACGTAGAAAATGAGACAGCAAGAGTTTCTGTACCAGTTGAGAAAGAACGGGTCATCATTGAACGTACTACTCCAGGAGAAGGCGCGAGATCTGTATCGCCTGCTGAGGCTGACTTCCGTGAAGGAGAAGTGACTCGTGTAGACATTTATGAAGAAACTCCTGATATTCACAAGGAAGCAGTTTTGCGTGAAGAAGTGAAAATTAATAAAGTGGTCGAACGAGATACAGTTGAAGCCGAAGAGACTCTTCGTCGTGAGGAATTAGACATTGATAAAGATGATGAGCGATTACATCACAGAAAAAGTTGA
- a CDS encoding S-layer homology domain-containing protein, producing the protein MTQLKRLASAGISLLTLNLTVLAIGALETYAQSSPVTTFSDVPSSYWAQPFIQGLAARNIVAGYPDGTFRPKQPVNRDEFAAIIRKAFDQQPIRQIESGAVYKDIPTSHWAVRPIEEAYQQGFMTGYPDGYFRPNQPVSRIEAIVALNRGLNLTATQAVTEPTITQSVFPQKTTRRTTKRQIFLPLAITSLMQPLLIPQAQAAPVNVPTPSTPLTTEQEVAEASKPASLLVTNTYDDASKIPQYAIGSVAAATQENIVVNYPNLRVLNPNKPTTRGEVSALIYQTLVAKNKIDPLAENLPANQYIVRSPINKQNVQ; encoded by the coding sequence ATGACTCAGTTAAAGCGGTTAGCATCAGCAGGTATATCTTTACTAACTTTAAATTTGACAGTACTTGCAATTGGAGCATTAGAAACATATGCCCAATCTTCACCAGTAACCACCTTTAGTGACGTTCCGTCTAGTTACTGGGCGCAGCCATTTATTCAGGGTTTAGCTGCAAGAAATATTGTGGCTGGGTATCCTGATGGAACATTTCGACCAAAACAGCCAGTAAATCGGGATGAGTTTGCAGCCATTATTCGCAAAGCTTTTGATCAGCAACCCATTCGTCAAATAGAAAGTGGTGCTGTATATAAAGATATTCCTACGAGCCATTGGGCTGTTCGTCCTATTGAAGAAGCCTATCAACAAGGATTTATGACGGGTTATCCTGATGGTTATTTTCGTCCTAATCAACCCGTTTCTAGAATTGAGGCTATTGTGGCTTTAAATAGAGGTTTAAATTTAACTGCTACACAAGCAGTTACCGAACCTACTATTACACAGAGTGTGTTTCCCCAAAAAACTACACGCAGAACCACAAAAAGACAGATTTTCTTGCCTCTGGCAATCACAAGTTTGATGCAGCCTTTATTAATTCCACAAGCTCAGGCTGCTCCAGTTAATGTTCCCACACCTTCAACACCTTTAACAACTGAGCAAGAAGTAGCAGAAGCTAGTAAGCCTGCATCATTGCTTGTGACTAATACTTACGATGATGCTAGTAAAATTCCGCAATATGCTATTGGTAGCGTAGCCGCAGCCACCCAGGAAAATATAGTGGTTAATTATCCCAATCTGAGAGTACTTAATCCCAATAAACCTACAACTAGAGGGGAAGTTAGCGCTTTAATTTACCAAACTTTAGTTGCCAAAAATAAAATAGATCCGTTAGCAGAGAATTTACCTGCCAATCAGTATATTGTGCGATCTCCTATTAACAAACAAAATGTTCAATAA